The Candidatus Poribacteria bacterium genome includes a region encoding these proteins:
- a CDS encoding glucosamine-6-phosphate deaminase has product MNIFKATTKREASEAAAHLASRKLREALDANGHASFIVATGASQFDFLAALTADETIEWNNTTMFHLDEYIGIPETHPASFRKYLRERLVDIVHPGTVHFLDGEADESQAECDRLNRIISQHQIDVAFVGIGENGHLAFNDPPADFETEDPYILVELDEACRLQQVGEGWFAGIDDVPTQAVSMSIRQIMKAKAIVCTVPDERKAEAVRDCLYGEITPMHPASILQTHPDCAVFLDAGSASLL; this is encoded by the coding sequence AAGCCGCGGCACATCTCGCAAGTCGAAAGCTTCGCGAGGCATTGGATGCAAATGGACATGCCAGTTTCATCGTGGCAACAGGGGCGTCGCAATTTGACTTCCTTGCCGCACTCACTGCCGATGAAACGATTGAGTGGAACAACACGACGATGTTTCATCTGGACGAGTACATCGGTATTCCTGAGACGCATCCCGCCAGTTTTCGCAAGTATCTCCGAGAACGTCTCGTGGACATTGTTCACCCCGGAACGGTCCATTTCCTGGATGGGGAAGCGGACGAATCGCAAGCCGAGTGTGATAGACTCAATCGGATTATCTCGCAACATCAGATTGACGTGGCGTTCGTAGGTATCGGTGAGAACGGACATCTCGCCTTCAACGATCCACCGGCGGATTTTGAGACAGAGGATCCGTATATCTTGGTCGAATTAGATGAAGCATGCCGACTCCAGCAGGTCGGTGAGGGGTGGTTCGCTGGAATTGATGACGTGCCGACCCAAGCAGTTTCAATGTCCATTCGCCAAATCATGAAGGCGAAAGCGATCGTTTGCACTGTGCCAGATGAGCGGAAAGCGGAGGCAGTACGGGACTGCTTATACGGCGAGATAACGCCGATGCACCCCGCTTCGATTTTACAGACGCATCCAGATTGTGCGGTATTTTTGGACGCTGGGTCGGCATCTTTGTTGTAG
- a CDS encoding Gfo/Idh/MocA family oxidoreductase encodes MKDAIRVGIIGVGGTIGSTTAILAAEPNVELVALADPDPTRRQRVLDGIKGVRVFDDYRQMFYACDLDAVCIGLPTWMHAPVSQEAVQLGLHVLCEKPPSNDAAELMPVTQLAATKGLVYMFVRQSRFTSQLMEGRRLVQAGELGDVYYAETRWIRTRWCSARGWRHDKAKGGGVLLDLGIHAIDNVWFMMGNPRPTEVMAGMYCTFSDLAPPEQIYTADDAACGFVRFENGCTLHFAVAFSLNTTNRQAPAEGSDLVKSETQEFQLYGTKAGLESGKLLVGTPDGVKVKPIKAPPQKADDITLQAREFIRAIQEGDEPLNSGSQAVMLMQMLDAAMKSSEIGSAVAIQGF; translated from the coding sequence ATGAAAGATGCAATCAGAGTTGGGATCATTGGTGTTGGTGGGACAATCGGCAGCACGACCGCTATTCTTGCCGCAGAGCCGAACGTGGAACTCGTCGCTTTGGCAGACCCGGATCCTACCCGCAGGCAAAGGGTCTTGGATGGGATTAAGGGGGTCCGCGTTTTTGACGATTATCGGCAGATGTTCTATGCCTGCGATTTAGATGCCGTCTGCATTGGGCTTCCGACGTGGATGCACGCCCCTGTCTCACAGGAAGCGGTGCAGCTTGGATTACATGTACTCTGCGAAAAACCCCCTTCAAATGATGCGGCGGAGTTAATGCCGGTCACCCAACTCGCAGCAACCAAAGGGCTTGTTTATATGTTTGTCCGTCAATCGCGGTTCACATCCCAGTTGATGGAGGGGCGCAGGCTCGTGCAGGCTGGAGAACTCGGTGACGTCTATTACGCGGAAACTCGATGGATACGCACACGCTGGTGTTCTGCCCGCGGATGGCGGCACGACAAAGCGAAGGGTGGTGGGGTCCTCCTGGATCTCGGTATTCATGCCATTGACAACGTTTGGTTTATGATGGGCAATCCGCGTCCCACAGAGGTCATGGCTGGGATGTATTGCACTTTCTCCGATCTCGCGCCACCTGAGCAAATCTACACCGCAGATGATGCTGCGTGTGGGTTTGTGCGATTTGAGAACGGCTGCACCCTACATTTTGCTGTCGCGTTTTCGCTGAATACCACAAATCGACAGGCACCGGCAGAAGGAAGCGATCTGGTCAAAAGCGAGACGCAGGAGTTCCAACTTTATGGCACGAAGGCAGGGCTCGAAAGTGGGAAACTACTGGTGGGGACACCGGACGGCGTTAAAGTCAAACCTATAAAAGCACCGCCACAAAAGGCGGATGATATAACGCTCCAGGCGCGGGAATTCATTCGGGCAATTCAAGAGGGCGATGAACCCCTTAATTCCGGTTCACAGGCAGTGATGCTGATGCAAATGCTCGATGCAGCGATGAAATCCAGCGAAATCGGCAGTGCCGTTGCAATTCAGGGATTCTAA
- a CDS encoding phytanoyl-CoA dioxygenase family protein, whose product MSTQRNSKAPQQGELTPQQKQQFHDDGFLFVRNVLPNQALQPLIDELAQLVDEGTQAAVKHGILDPSDTYNDEPFETRLARVSKACSDPNWIWSNYFRDQKIRTAGMFTLRTAPTLLDVVGSLIGEEIFAHPQFNYRAKLPEQAITVIPWHQDLAYLIPEEAGDTLVVNVWLPLIRATEENGCMQVIRGSHRYDLIAHNYQDQTPGHTGGRGISDAELPPGDVVTAELEAGDVLLTSERVVHRGLPNRSDTVRWSVDTRYSQIGLPTGRENVPGFIARSRLNPESIAMSHHDWNSQFTSN is encoded by the coding sequence ATGTCTACACAACGCAATTCGAAAGCACCTCAGCAAGGCGAACTCACACCCCAGCAGAAGCAACAATTTCACGACGACGGCTTTCTATTCGTCCGAAACGTGCTGCCGAACCAGGCACTTCAGCCGTTGATTGATGAGTTAGCACAGTTGGTTGATGAAGGCACGCAGGCGGCAGTCAAGCATGGGATCCTTGATCCTTCGGATACTTATAACGACGAGCCGTTTGAAACGAGATTGGCACGCGTCTCAAAGGCGTGTTCCGATCCAAACTGGATTTGGAGCAACTATTTCCGGGATCAGAAAATCCGAACCGCTGGGATGTTCACGCTCAGAACAGCACCCACGCTCCTCGATGTCGTTGGCTCTCTCATCGGTGAGGAGATTTTTGCTCATCCACAGTTTAATTACCGTGCCAAATTGCCAGAACAAGCGATTACTGTCATCCCATGGCATCAAGATTTGGCGTATCTCATCCCGGAAGAAGCGGGTGATACATTGGTTGTGAATGTCTGGCTTCCGCTCATTCGGGCGACCGAAGAAAACGGATGCATGCAAGTCATCCGCGGTTCACATCGCTACGACCTGATTGCGCACAACTACCAGGATCAGACCCCTGGGCATACAGGAGGTAGAGGTATCAGCGATGCGGAGTTGCCACCCGGTGATGTCGTTACCGCTGAACTTGAAGCGGGAGATGTTTTGCTGACGAGTGAGCGGGTCGTCCACCGTGGACTTCCGAACCGTTCCGACACAGTGCGTTGGAGTGTGGATACGCGCTATAGCCAAATCGGGTTGCCAACGGGTCGCGAAAATGTTCCCGGTTTCATCGCTCGAAGTCGGTTAAATCCTGAAAGTATCGCCATGTCCCATCACGACTGGAATTCGCAGTTCACATCGAACTAA
- a CDS encoding Gfo/Idh/MocA family oxidoreductase, whose protein sequence is MGMVGGGQGAFIGGVHRIAATLDQQIEVVAGCFSRDPENTRVTGAELYLDPNRCYSSYADMAAAEAARPENERIDFVSIVTPNISHFEIAKTFLDAGFHVVCDKPMTYSLDEAEALVQLVEDSGLVFALTHNYTGHPLVRHARALFAEGSMGQIRKVIVEYLQDFLMVPHEKLGQKQAAWRVDPVQSGIGGTMGDVGTHCVNLLEYVTGDPIVELCADKSTFLPDRVLDEDVNALLRFKGGGKGVLSISQVATGEENGLTLRVYAEQGAVKWAQENPNYLELYRYGEPRQTLTRGQGYLSEAAAAGARIPTGHPEGYLEAFATIYVGVVDAIRRYIDGDLMKTEDYDFPTVYDGLRGMQFIYKAVASCENGSTWVSM, encoded by the coding sequence ATGGGTATGGTCGGTGGCGGACAGGGCGCGTTTATTGGCGGTGTCCATCGAATCGCTGCCACACTCGACCAGCAAATTGAAGTCGTCGCTGGGTGTTTCTCACGCGACCCAGAAAATACACGAGTCACCGGTGCAGAGTTGTATCTCGATCCAAATCGCTGCTACAGCAGTTACGCAGACATGGCAGCAGCCGAAGCGGCGCGCCCTGAAAATGAACGGATCGACTTTGTAAGCATCGTCACGCCAAATATCTCGCACTTTGAGATCGCCAAGACGTTTTTGGACGCGGGTTTTCATGTCGTCTGCGATAAACCGATGACTTACAGTCTCGATGAAGCAGAGGCACTTGTCCAACTCGTCGAGGATTCGGGGCTTGTCTTTGCATTGACACACAATTATACGGGGCATCCGCTCGTACGGCATGCGCGAGCGTTGTTCGCTGAAGGCTCGATGGGACAAATTCGTAAGGTCATTGTCGAATACCTCCAAGACTTCCTGATGGTCCCGCACGAGAAGCTCGGTCAGAAACAAGCCGCATGGCGTGTGGATCCAGTGCAATCAGGGATCGGTGGCACGATGGGTGATGTCGGCACACACTGCGTGAACCTACTTGAATACGTCACTGGCGATCCGATCGTTGAACTCTGTGCTGATAAGAGTACGTTCCTTCCCGACAGAGTACTGGATGAGGACGTCAACGCCTTGCTCCGTTTCAAAGGTGGCGGTAAAGGCGTTTTAAGCATAAGTCAGGTTGCCACCGGGGAAGAAAATGGACTCACACTCCGCGTTTACGCTGAACAGGGCGCAGTGAAATGGGCGCAAGAGAATCCGAACTATCTTGAACTCTATCGCTATGGTGAACCGAGACAGACGTTGACCCGTGGTCAGGGCTACCTCTCTGAAGCCGCGGCAGCAGGCGCACGCATCCCGACCGGGCATCCGGAAGGGTACCTGGAAGCGTTTGCGACAATTTACGTCGGTGTTGTCGACGCCATCCGCCGATACATTGACGGCGATCTCATGAAAACCGAAGACTATGATTTCCCAACAGTCTATGACGGATTGCGCGGTATGCAGTTCATCTACAAAGCGGTTGCGTCTTGTGAGAACGGCTCGACATGGGTCTCAATGTGA
- a CDS encoding sugar phosphate isomerase/epimerase, which translates to MKGPAIFLAQFMRDEAPYDTMENIGKWVAGLGYKGVQIPNWDDRVIDIGKAAESKTYCDEFKGTLKEIGLEATEVAGYLAGQVLAVHPAYEVMFEAFHPPGLRGAERTAWAADELTKCIHASVNMGLDVIPVLSGGFAWHTVYPWPQRPDGIIEEAFKELAARWLPLLDLAHDNGQVFAYELHPGSDIYDGATYEMFLDYTDNHPAACLNYDPSHFLLQQLDYIDFIRLYSERIKGFHVKDAEFRPTGRVGVYGGYQSWAGRAGRFRSLGDGQVDFTQVFTLLTEAGYESWAVLEWECCVKSPEQGAAEGAPFIAKHIIETTDVAFDDFAGGETDTARNRDILGLNL; encoded by the coding sequence ATCAAAGGTCCAGCTATCTTCCTCGCCCAATTCATGCGGGACGAGGCACCATACGACACGATGGAAAATATCGGAAAATGGGTTGCGGGCTTGGGGTACAAAGGTGTCCAAATTCCAAATTGGGACGATCGCGTCATTGACATCGGAAAAGCCGCCGAATCCAAGACCTATTGCGACGAATTCAAAGGGACGCTCAAGGAGATAGGACTTGAAGCGACAGAGGTCGCAGGTTATCTCGCTGGACAGGTCTTGGCTGTGCATCCGGCGTATGAAGTTATGTTTGAGGCGTTCCATCCACCCGGTTTGCGTGGCGCGGAAAGGACGGCGTGGGCAGCAGACGAATTGACGAAATGTATCCACGCTTCGGTGAACATGGGACTCGATGTTATCCCTGTGCTCTCGGGTGGCTTCGCGTGGCATACCGTTTATCCGTGGCCCCAACGTCCCGACGGAATTATTGAAGAGGCGTTCAAAGAACTCGCCGCACGCTGGCTCCCACTTCTGGATCTGGCACACGATAACGGTCAAGTCTTCGCCTACGAACTCCACCCGGGTTCGGATATTTACGACGGTGCGACCTACGAGATGTTCTTAGATTATACGGACAACCACCCCGCCGCTTGTCTCAATTATGATCCAAGCCATTTCCTGCTTCAACAACTCGACTATATCGACTTCATTCGCCTCTACAGCGAACGCATCAAGGGATTCCACGTTAAAGATGCTGAATTCCGTCCGACAGGTCGGGTCGGGGTTTACGGCGGCTATCAGTCATGGGCTGGACGTGCTGGACGATTCCGTTCACTCGGCGATGGACAGGTAGATTTCACACAGGTGTTCACACTCCTTACTGAAGCGGGTTATGAGAGTTGGGCGGTACTGGAATGGGAATGCTGTGTCAAAAGTCCGGAGCAAGGTGCGGCAGAAGGCGCGCCGTTTATCGCTAAACACATCATCGAAACGACCGACGTCGCCTTTGATGACTTCGCAGGTGGAGAAACCGACACGGCACGGAATCGGGATATCCTCGGCTTGAATCTTTAA